Proteins from a single region of Funiculus sociatus GB2-C1:
- a CDS encoding tetratricopeptide repeat protein: protein MGVHLDRAELLMAQSRYEMAAQELQQELAVDPDSAQAYAWLGWCLRFLKKYEEAIKEAEQAIKLAPDWEDGYYVLGWILCDRNQLLEAENATKEAIRLNPENTNHFILLSNIRVKQKRWQEALEAATQGLNIDPENADCLNNKGIALFELGRTEEAIATTKQAIALDPENFSNYNNLGWMILNREGSPTKAWEYFRQALRLNPNFESAQDGLIQAIKLKNPLYRLVYRCLIFPYRRLQLGRFLSGKALLGFFACLCLAFRILLNLAATNPNHLIWLALIVLFWLIFLPWFVDLFITLLLQLKFKQSYWLTTLVWAILSAFYLWLMTGNSKTLFAPVLFGLLLLPVSATFRSSAGWHSSLMVGYTTIMALVGLAGLVLPLPGLPFVSVDVWFWLTWLIVLAFGTLFSFFFIWRSSPKLR from the coding sequence ATGGGCGTACACTTAGATCGGGCCGAACTTCTCATGGCTCAATCGCGTTATGAGATGGCGGCGCAGGAATTGCAGCAGGAATTAGCAGTCGATCCAGATAGCGCCCAGGCTTATGCGTGGCTAGGTTGGTGCTTGAGGTTTCTCAAGAAGTACGAGGAAGCAATAAAAGAAGCTGAGCAAGCAATTAAGCTGGCACCAGATTGGGAGGATGGTTATTACGTTCTGGGTTGGATTCTCTGCGATCGCAATCAGCTTCTGGAAGCTGAGAACGCAACCAAAGAGGCAATTCGCCTAAATCCTGAAAATACCAACCATTTCATCCTACTATCAAACATTCGAGTTAAACAAAAGCGATGGCAGGAGGCACTAGAAGCAGCGACGCAGGGGCTTAACATAGACCCAGAGAATGCTGACTGTTTGAATAACAAAGGGATTGCCCTATTCGAGTTGGGTCGAACAGAGGAGGCGATCGCTACGACTAAGCAAGCGATCGCTCTTGACCCGGAGAATTTTAGCAACTACAACAACTTGGGATGGATGATATTGAACCGGGAAGGAAGCCCGACGAAAGCTTGGGAGTATTTCCGCCAAGCACTCCGACTCAACCCCAATTTTGAATCTGCACAGGATGGACTCATCCAAGCGATCAAGTTAAAAAACCCACTATACAGACTAGTTTACAGGTGTTTAATATTCCCGTACCGCCGTTTACAACTAGGCAGATTTTTGAGCGGGAAAGCTTTGTTGGGCTTCTTTGCCTGCTTGTGTTTGGCATTCCGTATATTGCTGAATCTTGCTGCAACTAATCCCAATCATTTGATTTGGCTAGCGCTGATTGTTTTGTTTTGGTTAATCTTTTTGCCTTGGTTTGTAGACCTCTTTATAACCCTATTACTCCAACTGAAGTTTAAGCAATCCTATTGGCTCACGACTTTAGTTTGGGCAATACTAAGCGCATTTTATTTGTGGTTAATGACCGGAAATTCTAAAACTCTGTTTGCTCCCGTTTTATTCGGATTGTTGCTTCTGCCTGTATCGGCAACGTTCCGATCTTCAGCGGGGTGGCACAGCAGCCTCATGGTGGGATATACAACCATCATGGCGTTAGTTGGGCTGGCAGGGCTAGTTCTTCCATTACCAGGGCTACCTTTTGTAAGTGTTGACGTTTGGTTCTGGTTAACTTGGTTAATCGTTCTCGCTTTTGGAACGCTTTTTTCCTTCTTTTTCATCTGGAGAAGCTCTCCTAAGTTAAGGTAG
- a CDS encoding tetratricopeptide repeat protein, protein MGVHLERAQLLIGQSRYEMAEKELRQELTQSPDSAIAHALLGLCLSYRQKHQEATQEAQLAIGLAPDWAYAHYILAYILCDREHLRDAEISLAEAIRIDPANSGYFALRARIRYNQRLWQQALNAAQQGLAIDPEDVECLNYHALALSQLGRTQEAKTAIEDAIAKDPENASSYASLGWILLTQGKNPNKASESFREALRLNPTFEWARQGIVEAMKAKNPIYRVMLRYFLFCSRLDNRPRLLFSIGLYFVFRLLVGGLAVANLNPLLWLIGIAYISFVVLTWIADPLFTLLLRFDKFGRLILSEEEINKSNLFGGLSLCIIIAVAAWFTTKNPNVLAAAISLIWFLLPVSATLQCPAGSARKFMTIYTIILAIAWLMIVVLQLLEDPSILTTIFFSVFFLGGLLSTWVANALMGVKQNK, encoded by the coding sequence ATGGGCGTACACTTAGAACGGGCGCAATTGCTAATTGGGCAATCCCGGTACGAAATGGCAGAGAAGGAACTGCGACAGGAGTTAACCCAGTCGCCCGATAGCGCGATCGCGCACGCTCTTTTAGGCTTGTGCTTGAGTTACCGCCAGAAGCACCAGGAAGCAACACAAGAAGCTCAGCTCGCAATTGGGCTGGCTCCTGATTGGGCGTATGCTCATTACATCTTGGCGTACATTTTATGCGATCGCGAGCATCTCAGAGATGCTGAAATATCGCTAGCTGAGGCGATCCGAATTGACCCGGCAAACTCAGGTTACTTCGCCTTGCGAGCGCGCATTCGATACAACCAAAGACTTTGGCAGCAAGCCTTAAATGCGGCGCAGCAAGGCTTAGCTATTGACCCGGAAGACGTGGAATGCTTAAATTACCACGCCCTCGCCTTGTCGCAGCTAGGACGCACACAGGAAGCTAAGACAGCCATTGAGGATGCGATCGCTAAAGACCCAGAAAATGCCTCCAGCTACGCTAGTTTAGGCTGGATACTTCTGACGCAGGGAAAAAACCCTAACAAAGCTTCCGAAAGTTTCCGCGAAGCACTGCGACTCAATCCTACATTTGAATGGGCTAGGCAGGGAATTGTCGAGGCGATGAAAGCCAAAAATCCCATTTACAGGGTAATGTTGCGATACTTTCTCTTTTGCTCTCGATTAGATAATCGCCCTAGATTGCTCTTCAGTATTGGCTTATATTTTGTCTTCCGCTTGTTAGTAGGTGGACTCGCCGTCGCTAACTTAAATCCATTACTATGGTTAATAGGTATTGCCTACATTTCATTTGTAGTTCTGACCTGGATTGCTGACCCTCTCTTCACCCTGTTACTAAGATTTGATAAATTCGGAAGATTAATCCTTTCCGAAGAAGAGATTAACAAATCGAACTTATTTGGCGGATTGTCGCTTTGCATCATAATTGCTGTTGCTGCTTGGTTTACTACGAAAAACCCCAATGTTTTAGCAGCAGCAATCTCCTTAATATGGTTCTTACTACCAGTCTCGGCGACCTTACAATGTCCGGCGGGAAGCGCGAGAAAATTTATGACAATTTACACAATTATTTTAGCGATCGCATGGCTAATGATCGTAGTTTTACAGCTTTTAGAAGACCCTAGCATATTAACAACAATTTTCTTTAGCGTTTTCTTCCTGGGAGGGCTGCTTTCCACCTGGGTTGCGAATGCACTAATGGGAGTTAAACAAAACAAATAA
- the glgP gene encoding alpha-glucan family phosphorylase, with protein sequence MQPIRTFNVSPSLPPRLEPLRKLAYNLHWDWNVETKELFRRLDRDLWESSRHNPVLMLGTISQARLKEVAEDEGFVAQMERASMQLDDYLQERNWYRKNRNLSSGSDRATDQKECYAYFCAEFGLTDCLPIYSGGLGVLAGDHLKSASDLGLPLVAVGLLYQEGYFAQYLNADGWQQERYPINDFYNMPLHPERNPDGSELRIEVEYPGRTVYARVWRVQVGTVPLYLLDTNIEPNNSYDHDITDELYGGDLDMRIHQEMMLGIGGFRMLKALGYKPTVYHLNEGHSAFLILERIRMLMQDEGLTFAEAKQVAQASQVFTTHTPVSAGFDLFPPDKALYYVGHYAHSYGLSPEEFLALGRENTGDLASPFSMAALAMKTSSFVNGVAQLHGLVSRKMFKDLWKDLPLEEVPITAITNGVHARSCVARSTQELYDRYLGPQWSDAPADDSLWERVLSIPDEELWRNHERQRSELVVFVRERLVKQLRDRGATPGEIAQAQEVLDPTVLTIGFARRFATYKRASLFLRDKERIKKILQGDKNRRVQFVVAGKAHPKDIPGKELIRDIIHFSREEGMNVSVVFIPNYDIYVARLMVAGCDVWLNTPRRPREASGTSGMKASMNGSPNLSILDGWWDEADYVRTGWPIGHGEDYDDLNYQDDVEANALYELLEQEVVPLFYERDGYGIPRQWVAKMKDAIRLNLPFFNTSRMVRDYALRGYFPASDRYSIMTSNNYAPAKEIASWKQRMFEHWYDIKIEEVDVSEPAGVLVNQTVGVKARINLDALTPDDVQVQLYQGAVDADGEIVNGVPVVMEHQGQDQHNCCIYTADILFTSSGLQGLSLRVLPKHENLSTPYELGLIRWA encoded by the coding sequence ATGCAGCCGATTCGGACATTTAATGTTTCTCCTTCTCTGCCGCCGAGACTAGAACCCCTACGCAAGCTGGCTTATAACCTGCACTGGGATTGGAACGTCGAAACCAAAGAGTTATTTCGGCGCTTAGACCGTGACTTGTGGGAATCAAGCCGTCACAACCCAGTTCTGATGCTGGGAACCATCAGCCAAGCCCGATTAAAGGAAGTTGCTGAAGATGAAGGCTTTGTCGCCCAAATGGAAAGGGCTTCAATGCAGCTAGACGACTACCTGCAAGAGCGAAATTGGTATCGCAAAAACCGAAACTTGTCAAGTGGTAGCGATCGCGCAACTGACCAGAAAGAGTGCTACGCCTACTTTTGTGCGGAATTTGGTCTTACCGATTGCCTGCCTATCTACTCCGGAGGCTTAGGCGTTCTGGCGGGCGACCACCTGAAATCAGCTAGTGACTTAGGCTTGCCGCTGGTTGCTGTAGGCTTACTTTACCAAGAAGGCTATTTTGCCCAGTACCTCAACGCCGATGGCTGGCAGCAGGAACGCTACCCGATCAACGATTTCTACAATATGCCTCTGCACCCGGAGCGCAATCCTGACGGTTCGGAATTGCGGATCGAGGTAGAGTATCCAGGGCGCACCGTTTATGCTCGTGTTTGGCGGGTACAAGTGGGAACTGTACCTCTGTATCTACTGGATACTAACATTGAGCCAAATAATTCCTACGACCACGACATCACCGACGAGTTGTATGGTGGTGACTTGGATATGCGGATTCACCAGGAGATGATGCTGGGCATCGGGGGTTTCCGGATGCTGAAGGCTTTGGGATATAAACCCACCGTCTATCACCTCAATGAAGGCCACTCAGCGTTTCTGATTCTGGAACGCATCCGAATGTTGATGCAGGACGAAGGTTTGACTTTTGCCGAAGCTAAACAAGTAGCGCAAGCTAGTCAGGTTTTCACTACTCATACACCAGTTTCTGCTGGATTCGACTTGTTCCCCCCAGACAAGGCTCTGTATTACGTGGGACACTATGCCCATAGTTACGGGCTTTCTCCAGAAGAATTTCTCGCTTTAGGACGGGAAAATACCGGGGATTTGGCGTCGCCTTTTAGCATGGCAGCACTGGCGATGAAGACATCAAGTTTTGTTAATGGTGTCGCCCAGCTGCACGGGTTGGTATCGCGGAAGATGTTTAAGGATCTGTGGAAGGACTTGCCCCTGGAGGAGGTGCCAATTACCGCGATCACCAATGGGGTACACGCCCGCAGTTGTGTGGCAAGGTCTACTCAGGAGCTATATGACCGCTACCTTGGCCCTCAGTGGTCTGATGCGCCTGCGGATGATAGTTTATGGGAGCGGGTGCTGTCAATTCCGGATGAAGAGTTGTGGCGCAATCACGAGCGTCAACGGTCGGAATTGGTGGTGTTTGTCCGGGAGCGTCTAGTGAAACAGTTGCGCGATCGCGGTGCAACTCCCGGTGAAATTGCCCAGGCGCAGGAAGTGCTAGACCCAACGGTGTTAACGATTGGGTTTGCGCGACGGTTTGCTACTTATAAGCGGGCTAGCCTGTTTCTCCGTGACAAAGAGCGAATCAAGAAGATTTTGCAGGGTGACAAAAATCGCCGGGTGCAGTTTGTAGTTGCTGGTAAGGCTCATCCCAAGGATATACCGGGGAAAGAACTGATCCGCGATATCATCCATTTCTCGCGAGAGGAAGGGATGAATGTCAGTGTCGTGTTTATCCCAAATTACGACATCTATGTAGCTCGGTTGATGGTGGCTGGTTGTGATGTTTGGCTGAATACGCCCCGCCGTCCCCGTGAAGCTTCTGGTACGAGTGGGATGAAGGCATCGATGAATGGTTCGCCAAACCTCAGCATATTAGATGGCTGGTGGGATGAGGCTGATTATGTCCGCACTGGCTGGCCTATTGGTCACGGGGAAGACTACGACGACTTGAATTATCAAGACGATGTGGAGGCAAATGCCCTGTACGAGTTGCTAGAACAGGAAGTCGTACCGCTGTTCTATGAACGGGATGGTTATGGAATTCCCCGCCAATGGGTTGCGAAAATGAAGGATGCAATCCGGTTGAATTTACCGTTTTTCAATACTTCGCGGATGGTGCGTGATTATGCTCTACGGGGATATTTCCCGGCAAGCGATCGCTACTCGATTATGACCTCAAACAACTACGCTCCAGCTAAGGAAATAGCTTCTTGGAAGCAGCGGATGTTTGAGCATTGGTATGACATCAAAATTGAAGAGGTTGATGTCTCTGAACCTGCTGGGGTTTTGGTTAATCAAACTGTTGGTGTCAAAGCTCGAATTAATCTGGACGCTCTTACTCCAGATGATGTGCAGGTGCAACTCTATCAGGGTGCTGTCGATGCTGATGGGGAAATTGTCAACGGTGTGCCTGTGGTGATGGAACACCAAGGTCAGGATCAACACAATTGTTGCATTTACACTGCTGATATTCTCTTCACTTCCAGTGGTTTACAAGGCCTGTCTCTGCGCGTTCTGCCGAAACATGAAAATTTGTCAACTCCTTATGAGTTGGGATTGATTCGCTGGGCGTAA
- a CDS encoding isochorismatase: protein MNAQTIKQLPIPSHFDAKKVGEVWRVPYQQRAEDARNWAKKHDIPPSSEDKTRLCLLLIDVQNTFCIPDFELFVTGAVNDNVRLCEFIYRNLGKISAIAPTMDTHTAIQIFHPIFWINDAGEHPTPAATMITPEDIQQGIWKVNPTVAGIVGADYSNLVSHSLHYVKHLSEKGKYPLTVWPYHSMLGGIGHALVSAVEEALLFHCIARNSQTRFEVKGDNPLTENYSVLRAEVLEGVNGNSIAQKNTKFIEYLLEFDAVIIAGQAKSHCVAWTIDDLLTEIKAKDASLTEKVYLLEDCTSPVVVPGIVDYTEQADEAFARFAAAGMHLIKSTEPLEIGNL from the coding sequence ATGAACGCACAAACAATAAAGCAACTGCCGATTCCGTCGCACTTTGATGCTAAAAAGGTGGGAGAAGTTTGGCGAGTGCCATATCAACAACGGGCAGAAGACGCGAGGAATTGGGCAAAAAAGCACGATATTCCTCCATCTAGCGAGGATAAAACTCGCCTTTGCCTGTTGTTGATTGATGTGCAGAATACATTTTGCATCCCCGACTTTGAATTATTTGTCACGGGTGCGGTTAATGATAATGTGCGGTTGTGCGAATTCATCTATCGGAATTTGGGGAAGATTAGCGCGATCGCACCCACAATGGATACTCACACCGCCATCCAAATCTTCCACCCCATCTTCTGGATTAACGACGCTGGAGAACATCCCACCCCCGCCGCCACGATGATTACACCGGAAGATATCCAGCAAGGCATCTGGAAGGTCAACCCAACAGTTGCCGGAATTGTCGGTGCAGATTACTCTAATCTTGTTTCACATTCTTTGCATTATGTCAAGCATTTGAGTGAAAAAGGCAAATATCCGCTAACCGTATGGCCTTATCATTCCATGTTGGGCGGTATTGGTCACGCCTTGGTTTCTGCGGTAGAAGAGGCGTTGCTTTTTCACTGCATTGCGAGGAATAGCCAAACGCGGTTTGAGGTAAAGGGAGACAATCCTTTAACTGAAAACTATTCTGTCTTGCGTGCGGAAGTATTAGAAGGAGTGAATGGAAACTCTATCGCCCAGAAGAATACAAAATTCATCGAGTATCTGCTAGAATTTGATGCTGTAATAATTGCTGGACAAGCAAAAAGTCATTGCGTTGCCTGGACAATTGATGATTTATTGACAGAAATTAAAGCAAAAGATGCCAGTCTTACTGAAAAAGTTTATCTATTGGAAGATTGCACATCGCCCGTTGTGGTGCCGGGAATAGTGGATTATACAGAACAAGCTGATGAGGCTTTTGCCAGATTTGCGGCGGCGGGAATGCACCTAATTAAGTCAACTGAACCTCTGGAAATTGGTAATCTATAG
- the trpS gene encoding tryptophan--tRNA ligase — MASQRVLSGVQPTGNLHLGNYLGAIRNWVEGQSQYENFLFIADLHAITAPHDPASLTANTYNLAAVYLACGLDLNHSTIFVQSHVSAHSELMWLLNCVTPLNWLQDMIQFKEKAVKQGENVNTGLLDYPVLMAADILLYQADKVPVGEDQKQHLELTRDIANRFNYLFCRENPVLKLPNPLIRAEGARVMSLTDGTRKMSKSDPSDMSRINLLDTPEQIQNKIKRCKTDSVRGLTFDDSQRPEARNLLTLYTLLSGKTKEEVAAECQEMGWGQFKPLLTETTINALKPIQEKYHAVMDDKGYLESVLRDGREKAEAIASSTLSQVKSAMGYSLPL; from the coding sequence ATGGCAAGTCAGCGCGTTCTCTCTGGAGTTCAACCAACCGGAAATCTGCATTTAGGTAACTATCTGGGAGCAATTCGCAACTGGGTAGAAGGTCAAAGCCAGTATGAAAATTTTCTCTTTATAGCAGACTTGCACGCAATCACAGCACCGCACGATCCAGCATCGCTGACAGCTAATACTTACAACCTCGCTGCTGTGTATCTGGCGTGTGGTCTCGATCTAAACCACTCTACTATTTTTGTGCAATCTCACGTCTCAGCGCACAGCGAGCTGATGTGGCTGCTAAATTGCGTTACGCCGCTTAACTGGCTGCAAGATATGATCCAGTTCAAGGAAAAGGCGGTAAAGCAGGGGGAAAATGTCAATACTGGGTTGCTGGATTATCCAGTGTTGATGGCGGCGGATATTTTACTATATCAGGCGGATAAGGTGCCTGTCGGTGAAGACCAGAAGCAGCATTTGGAATTGACGCGGGATATTGCTAATCGGTTTAATTATCTGTTTTGTCGGGAAAATCCAGTGCTGAAGTTGCCAAATCCGTTAATTCGCGCTGAGGGTGCGAGGGTGATGAGTTTGACTGATGGAACTCGCAAGATGTCTAAGTCTGACCCTTCGGATATGAGTCGGATTAATTTGCTGGATACTCCAGAACAAATTCAAAATAAGATTAAGCGTTGTAAGACTGACTCGGTACGCGGTTTAACGTTTGACGATTCCCAACGTCCGGAAGCACGAAATCTGCTGACTCTCTACACTTTGCTTTCTGGAAAAACTAAGGAAGAAGTGGCGGCGGAATGTCAGGAGATGGGTTGGGGACAGTTTAAGCCGTTGCTTACAGAAACGACGATTAACGCCTTGAAACCAATTCAGGAAAAGTATCACGCGGTGATGGATGACAAGGGTTATCTGGAGTCGGTGTTGCGGGATGGAAGAGAGAAAGCCGAAGCGATCGCATCCTCTACCCTCTCCCAAGTAAAATCTGCTATGGGTTATTCCTTACCATTGTGA
- a CDS encoding helix-turn-helix domain-containing protein: MIKSDTGSKGRVQEDGTGRYRFDRMGIMRVGEILRKARETKGWSLQELHNYCGLPASSVSDLENACVTKVQADALETLRVALEPQNPDTGMTYTLGDLYEMMLVREGETNGAKGKS; encoded by the coding sequence TTGATTAAGTCTGATACTGGAAGCAAAGGTCGAGTGCAGGAGGACGGTACAGGTCGGTATCGATTCGACCGAATGGGCATCATGCGTGTTGGAGAGATTCTTCGCAAAGCCAGAGAAACAAAAGGCTGGAGTCTCCAAGAGTTGCACAATTATTGCGGTCTACCAGCCAGTTCAGTTAGTGACCTTGAGAATGCTTGTGTCACCAAAGTTCAGGCTGATGCCTTGGAAACTTTGCGCGTAGCCCTAGAACCACAAAATCCCGATACAGGTATGACTTATACCCTCGGTGACTTATATGAAATGATGCTGGTTAGGGAAGGAGAAACTAACGGTGCAAAAGGGAAAAGCTAG
- a CDS encoding ATP-binding protein, with protein sequence MTSSNDAIASLREALKFSPDNVPLRQHLAETLLSLGQPEEAEQEYRQALVLSPENQQLKLGLARAFYQQGKYTQALVIVEDQIKRLDCPAGAFLLHARLLLNAGAVEQAVRQYRRAVETDPAVKDADFAERLGIGAEEDVQEVVDGKIRAGLGDFSTLEDTQVEKPAIAFPDVGGMEAVKDEIRLKIIYPLKQPELYKAYGKAIGGGILMYGPPGCGKTYLARATAGEINSGFLSVGINDVLDMWLGNSERNLHDLFEQARRNQPCVLFFDEVDALAASRADLRQNSSRMVINQFLSELDGVRSSNEGVLILAATNAPWHLDSAFRRPGRFDRIVFVPPPDAEARAAILRLLCRGKPVEDIDYDHLAKKTENFSGADLMAVVDVAIEKKLAEAMKVGIPKPLTTKDLASAAGGVKPSTKEWFSTARNYALYANEGGLYDDILKYMKF encoded by the coding sequence ATGACTAGCAGTAATGATGCGATCGCGTCCCTCCGAGAGGCTTTAAAATTTTCTCCCGATAACGTACCTTTACGGCAACATTTGGCAGAAACTCTGTTAAGTTTGGGACAACCAGAGGAAGCCGAACAAGAGTATCGCCAAGCCTTAGTTTTGTCACCTGAAAATCAGCAGCTAAAATTAGGTTTAGCTCGGGCTTTCTACCAACAAGGAAAGTATACCCAAGCGTTGGTAATTGTGGAAGATCAAATTAAGCGCTTGGATTGTCCGGCGGGTGCTTTTTTACTTCATGCGCGTCTTCTCTTGAACGCGGGTGCAGTGGAACAAGCTGTCCGTCAGTACCGCCGAGCCGTTGAAACCGATCCTGCTGTCAAAGATGCTGATTTTGCCGAAAGGTTGGGAATTGGGGCAGAGGAGGACGTGCAAGAGGTCGTAGACGGCAAAATTCGGGCAGGGTTGGGAGACTTTTCGACTTTGGAAGATACCCAAGTCGAAAAACCTGCGATCGCATTCCCAGATGTTGGCGGTATGGAAGCGGTCAAAGACGAAATTCGCCTGAAAATTATTTATCCGCTCAAACAGCCGGAACTGTACAAAGCTTACGGCAAGGCAATTGGGGGCGGAATTTTGATGTACGGCCCTCCGGGTTGCGGTAAAACTTACCTTGCCCGTGCCACAGCTGGCGAAATTAACTCTGGTTTCCTTTCTGTAGGCATCAACGATGTATTAGATATGTGGTTGGGCAACAGCGAACGCAATTTGCACGACCTTTTTGAACAAGCCAGACGCAACCAACCTTGTGTATTATTTTTTGACGAAGTTGATGCTTTAGCTGCCAGTCGTGCGGACTTGCGACAAAATTCTAGCCGCATGGTAATTAACCAATTTCTATCAGAATTAGACGGCGTGAGGAGTTCTAATGAAGGGGTATTAATTTTAGCGGCAACTAATGCACCTTGGCACTTAGATTCAGCCTTTCGCCGTCCGGGACGCTTTGACCGCATAGTATTTGTACCACCCCCTGATGCTGAAGCAAGGGCGGCAATTTTGCGCTTGTTGTGTCGAGGTAAGCCAGTGGAAGATATCGACTACGACCATTTAGCGAAGAAAACTGAGAATTTTTCCGGCGCAGACTTAATGGCAGTTGTCGATGTGGCAATAGAAAAGAAGTTAGCTGAAGCGATGAAAGTCGGTATCCCAAAGCCACTAACTACCAAAGATTTAGCATCGGCTGCGGGAGGAGTGAAACCTTCGACAAAAGAATGGTTTTCGACTGCTCGGAACTATGCCTTATATGCTAATGAGGGCGGATTGTACGACGACATCCTTAAATATATGAAATTCTGA
- a CDS encoding methylenetetrahydrofolate reductase, with the protein MPTIENSMLFKSFRSAAEAGEFLITAEVAPPKGGNPVHMVEMAQTLKGRVHAVNITDGSRAVLRMCPMAASVILLQHGIEPICQMACRDRNRIGLQGDLMGAHALGIRNILALTGDPVKAGDHTDAKSVFDLESVRLLGLIKKMNLGFDWNDKPLTDGATDLFAGAAVDPQLASWSGLQSRFERKLEAGAQYFQSQLICDFDRLEKFMDKIAAGCGKPIMAGIFLLKSAKNAEFINRCVPGVNIPQDIIDRLAAADDPLQEGMAIAAEQVKLASQLCQGVHMMAVKREDLIPEILDMAGIPPLNQLVSAGTEDERTNNKATADSVAL; encoded by the coding sequence ATGCCTACCATCGAAAACTCAATGCTGTTTAAATCTTTCCGTAGCGCTGCTGAAGCTGGTGAATTTCTGATTACCGCAGAGGTCGCACCCCCCAAAGGCGGGAATCCAGTCCACATGGTGGAAATGGCGCAAACCCTTAAAGGTAGGGTTCATGCGGTTAATATTACTGATGGCAGTCGGGCGGTGTTGCGGATGTGTCCGATGGCGGCTAGTGTAATTTTATTGCAGCACGGAATCGAGCCGATTTGTCAGATGGCTTGTCGCGATCGCAACCGCATCGGACTGCAAGGCGATCTCATGGGCGCTCATGCTCTCGGTATCCGGAATATTTTAGCGCTAACAGGCGATCCTGTGAAAGCAGGCGATCATACTGATGCCAAGAGTGTATTTGATCTGGAATCTGTGCGGTTGCTGGGTTTAATTAAAAAAATGAATCTCGGTTTCGACTGGAACGACAAACCCCTCACAGATGGTGCTACAGATTTATTTGCTGGTGCTGCTGTTGACCCCCAGCTGGCAAGTTGGTCAGGATTGCAAAGCCGATTTGAACGTAAACTAGAAGCTGGAGCGCAATACTTCCAAAGCCAGCTGATTTGCGATTTTGACCGTTTGGAAAAATTTATGGACAAAATTGCTGCTGGCTGCGGTAAGCCAATTATGGCGGGAATTTTTCTGCTAAAGTCTGCCAAAAATGCCGAATTTATTAATCGCTGCGTACCTGGTGTCAATATTCCCCAAGACATCATCGACCGTTTAGCAGCAGCAGACGATCCGTTGCAAGAAGGGATGGCGATCGCAGCTGAACAAGTCAAATTGGCTAGTCAACTCTGCCAAGGTGTTCATATGATGGCTGTAAAGCGGGAAGATTTGATTCCCGAAATTCTGGATATGGCTGGAATTCCACCGCTAAACCAGTTAGTGTCAGCAGGAACAGAAGATGAACGCACAAACAATAAAGCAACTGCCGATTCCGTCGCACTTTGA
- a CDS encoding type II toxin-antitoxin system RelN family antitoxin produces MKAQEVMGNVDEHGQLSLDAPLVVDKHSRVRIIVLFLEDTEEDDEPKESVLESLNKSLMEAKAGKTKPVSQLWDDIDAE; encoded by the coding sequence ATGAAAGCCCAAGAAGTGATGGGAAATGTTGACGAACACGGTCAACTCTCCTTAGACGCACCCTTAGTAGTGGATAAGCATAGCCGCGTCCGGATAATTGTCTTGTTCCTAGAAGATACAGAGGAAGATGATGAACCCAAGGAGTCTGTTTTAGAAAGCCTTAACAAGTCGCTTATGGAAGCAAAAGCAGGTAAAACTAAACCAGTTTCTCAACTGTGGGATGACATTGATGCTGAGTGA
- a CDS encoding Uma2 family endonuclease, giving the protein MTQVRLAHPIPINIPPTLTLTVTHDQFVELCVVNQDLQLERTATGELIIMPPTGSIRGNRNSDIEGKLWLWNRQTKLGKTFNSSTGFHLPNGADRSPDAAWVRQDRWDALTREQQEGFAPLCPDFVLELRSKNDNMEPLRAKMREYMDNQARLGWLIDRKNQKVEIYRQGQDVEVLDNPTTLSGEDVLPGFVLDLTEVWS; this is encoded by the coding sequence ATGACACAAGTTCGTCTCGCGCATCCCATTCCAATCAATATCCCACCAACATTAACACTTACGGTTACTCACGATCAGTTCGTTGAGTTGTGTGTTGTTAACCAAGATTTACAACTAGAACGCACAGCTACAGGAGAATTAATTATTATGCCTCCAACTGGAAGCATCAGAGGAAATAGAAACTCAGACATTGAAGGAAAACTCTGGTTGTGGAACCGTCAGACTAAACTTGGTAAGACGTTCAACTCTTCTACTGGTTTTCACCTCCCCAACGGTGCGGATCGTTCTCCTGATGCTGCTTGGGTACGTCAAGATAGATGGGACGCACTTACAAGAGAACAACAAGAAGGCTTCGCCCCTCTGTGTCCTGATTTTGTTCTAGAACTACGTTCTAAAAATGACAATATGGAACCGCTACGAGCCAAAATGAGGGAATATATGGATAATCAGGCTCGTTTAGGCTGGTTGATTGACCGAAAGAATCAGAAGGTCGAGATATATAGGCAAGGTCAGGATGTGGAAGTGTTGGATAATCCTACTACTTTGTCAGGGGAAGATGTTTTACCAGGGTTTGTCTTAGATTTGACGGAAGTTTGGTCATAA